One part of the Amphiura filiformis chromosome 5, Afil_fr2py, whole genome shotgun sequence genome encodes these proteins:
- the LOC140152048 gene encoding uncharacterized protein, whose amino-acid sequence MFALDSNQVVLLVLLDLSAAFDTIDHGILLSRLSNRLGVKGVALKWFESYLTGWSICVDVAGELSQPVTATFGLPQGSIVGPIGYTIYTLPVGDIARKHDVSYHVYADDTQLYVSCNPKIPGELDKAITKLQNCIYQIKTWMIQNKLQLNNDKTEFFIASSPHNSRFINNVSLKIGDSTILPSESVRNLGSFFDTNMSMTTHITNLCKTTTFHLRNLTRIRKYIDEDTCNHAARSLVLSRLDYCNGLLSSIPHKHVLRLQRLQNWAARLVFNVPRISTIRNHCYLLFIGFLSNSVLFTNCFSTSTRL is encoded by the coding sequence ATGTTTGCGTTGGATTCGAACCAAGTTGTATTATTGGTGCTTCTCGACCTTTCTGCCGCCTTTGACACCAtcgatcatggaatattactttcACGTCTTTCAAATCGCCTCGGTGTCAAAGGTGTTGCTCTCAAATGGTTTGAGTCCTACCTCACTGGATGGTCCATTTGCGTTGATGTAGCAGGTGAACTTTCACAACCAGTAACTGCAACATTTGGACTACCACAAGGTTCAATTGTTGGGCCTATTGGCTACACAATATACACATTACCTGTTGGCGATATCGCTCGTAAACACGACGTGTCCTACCATGTCTACGCTGATGACACCCAACTCTATGTCTCCTGTAATCCTAAGATACCTGGTGAATTAGACAAAGCTATCACAAAACTTCAAAACTGCATTTATCAAATCAAAACTTGGATGATCCAAAACAAATTACAACTCaacaatgataaaactgaatttttcattgCATCGTCTCCTCATAACTCACGCTTTATCAACAATGTTTCactcaaaattggagattcaACCATCTTGCCATCCGAGTCAGTTCGTAATCTTGGTtcattttttgatacaaatatgtcTATGACAACGCACATCACTAATTTATGCAAGACAACAACATTTCATCTACGTAATTTAACTAGAATACGAAAATATATTGATGAAGATACTTGTAATCATGCTGCTCGCTCACTTGTTTTGTCCCGTTTGGATTACTGTAATGGTCTCTTGTCTTCAATTCCACATAAACATGTCCTTCGTCTTCaacgtcttcaaaactgggcagcTCGACTTGTTTTTAATGTACCTCGCATAAGCACGATTCGCAACCACTGTTATCTGCTCTTCATTGGCTTCCTGTCCAACAGCGTATTATTTACAAACTGCTTCTCTACGTCTACAAGACTCTAA